A stretch of Pomacea canaliculata isolate SZHN2017 linkage group LG6, ASM307304v1, whole genome shotgun sequence DNA encodes these proteins:
- the LOC112566064 gene encoding LOW QUALITY PROTEIN: uncharacterized protein LOC112566064 (The sequence of the model RefSeq protein was modified relative to this genomic sequence to represent the inferred CDS: inserted 6 bases in 6 codons) produces the protein MATGTRLMKEISDQFLICKICMDVFKEPKTXSCLHTFCCACVQQQYDAESNRPTRYTIYSRSVTCPLCRKRTELPTGGVRRLQDNFLVSNLTEVLAKKCTSKVPPCEICHTVRPRSNDACSKCLDCAKLLCKTCVELHVATKVTQDHNLIDIEGQKDIECKEHPEETVRFYCEKCEMCICVVCAFQEHKDHDVCSFNDGFSKHKVTLENLLSQGRERLSGVENRLKLIDKYESISKELRERIRDLAISYTSQVRXQEKELLKKVDELFSGEVSDLIENKTALQESFDSLQSACNLTEIVMKDKGXEMLFLKKEIQSKIDHLLDSSLPPLPPDLQLDVQFIPGDVKLGEIFVPGDPEVTSPTEAKLANGMFVSDYKVTKEVTECEDCKTRKGIENREKQRMRIGVHADQTHQTNVRTLKTQTEESSVRDAAWGVAASTGSSYPNTGAAIAAAFLQHNQRFVPSEDNRSGARLRTVHIDPIASVRQPVTKPPVQTRDKAAMTSFKVKIVASTEEKGTSPDSVQSRGVGVMTCQEVKDVQAQTSPAKLKDTASSTDYGGQMSKCTSTPSLSAVDAGTYMPPVTSESKVTWTEGVVTADRATCTFSYVTSDAATCTMGVTTGDFAVQVRPPGVPNSTNTAPPKVAHHHCQTTPSVVSRGTMPDPKLSTAVDHHLPLQEVVPPVRVTTLPQSPVLVIPTFDKGHGDVTRRAHVTYLDNWTLTPQPQLINTGVTPPRPAXVDVGVATMPITLMDQATYTEVQTFRDSCVETSLVVCDSETVTERHLQCDAQTEAVVSSEDAETFVEVDFAEVASMTEEASTSPAPPAPPKEIRDCESQCVTPVMLSKEVNTSRHRRKSKEVQTTYSYIECVLCEHGERLAAPKTFSDTSTDPRPSEMHDVGTMALSCLASSPGLTSCSIQTSLATLCDKSVATSFDDEETPRVFVGPECCDASTSTESLPYIGLLSEIDVDELIVIPEANFELVSDSDSEADHVDMVDDETLTETLAYVEVGTQTLMQVGSGVEQLAFPIRAEEDLLKHVVSIGVNTMPKVTFEKETSTPMRHLFSKGTMTFYVSKMDKATSTSPPCRALSLLPLKASRGAIGGGAGNKGARESACMQKARAVDDKHTMTCRADHRDVAVETDSSLLDGRITQCISKLRSVSERLNSPTSRKQAEGDLFFGKSFLTSSPASPTSPPPTSHTKGCSRLSAQRQKRRRRKAETVSHPFGRDLCQQKSASRQSSLDRQNKVKMGSQATSPSRLPLLRYNSAPGRIATVPAQTLLRKTGQTSPRTSPSKXPVSQKKSPTLTSVPASDTKTSKAQQRPSLPSISETRTPSSCSDTSTASFLSAEHEPEVVSGNSVHRPGRGHFVDKLVLRNAQEPEREPAKVRVCARKSSEAEEREGRRSGLHAEAAVGKTKEDSSSVTKKQEAEAAQKQQQSQQQEVAAVPTCQSPSSTPTLTRKSGIKIITTPASPPLARPTTLGPPWLHAAASVGDAALPPHHXPPLPDPKTPPAPRKPRPFVYVRQRIFSIQQDNVEEVQEKREKEKEDKWEEVEKEESRSGKPGQKDRGKAKGKSKEESCRKRKG, from the exons ATGGCGACGGGTACGCGACTAATGAAAGAGATCTCGGACCAGTTCCTGATCTGCAAGATATGCATGGATGTGTTCAAGGAGCCCAAGA TGTCCTGCCTACACACGTTctgctgcgcatgcgtgcaaCAACAGTATGACGCGGAATCGAATCGCCCCACGCGCTACACCATCTACTCCCGCTCCGTGACGTGTCCCTTGTGCCGCAAGCGGACGGAGCTGCCGACAGGTGGCGTTCGGCGCCTGCAAGACAACTTCCTGGTGTCCAACCTGACGGAGGTGCTGGCCAAGAAGTGCACGTCCAAAGTCCCGCCGTGCGAGATCTGCCACACCGTCAGGCCGCGCAGCAACGACGCGTGCTCCAAGTGCCTGGACTGCGCCAAGCTGCTGTGCAAGACGTGCGTCGAGCTGCACGTGGCCACCAAAGTGACGCAGGACCACAACCTCATCGACATCGAGGGTCAGAAGGACATCGAGTGCAAGGAACATCCCGAGGAGACGGTGCGCTTCTACTGCGAGAAGTGCGAGATGTGCATCTGTGTGGTGTGCGCTTTCCAGGAACACAAGGACCACGACGTCTGCTCCTTCAACGACGGCTTCTCCAAACACAAAGTGACCCTGGAGAATCTTCTCTCTCAAGGGAGAGAACGCCTGAGTGGTGTCGAAAACAGACTTAAGCTGATTGACAAGTACGAGTCGATCTCAAAAGAACTGCGCGAGCGCATCCGGGACCTGGCGATAAGTTACACCTCTCAGGTCC GCCAAGAGAAAGAACTTCTAAAAAAAGTCGACGAGCTTTTCAGCGGCGAAGTTTCCGATCTCATCGAGAACAAGACGGCGTTGCAGGAATCTTTCGACAGCCTTCAAAGCGCGTGCAACCTCACGGAGATAGTCATGAAGGACAAAG TTGAAATGTTGTTCCTGAAGAAGGAGATTCAGAGCAAGATCGACCACTTACTCGACAGCAGCCTCCCACCCCTTCCTCCGGACCTCCAGCTTGACGTGCAGTTCATACCTGGGGATGTCAAATTAGGGGAGATCTTCGTGCCGGGGGACCCTGAGGTCACGTCACCAACGGAAGCGAAGCTGGCTAACGGCATGTTTGTCTCGGATTACAAAGTCACCAAAGAAGTCACCGAATGCGAAGATTGCAAGACGCGAAAAGGAATCGAGAACCGCGAGAAACAGAGAATGAGGATCGGTGTACACGCAGACCAGACCCACCA GACGAACGTCAGAACGCTCAAGACGCAGACGGAGGAGAGCAGTGTTCGCGACGCTGCCTGGGGGGTCGCGGCATCGACAGGCAGCTCTTACCCTAACACAGGAGCCGCCATTGCCGCAGCCTTCCTGCAGCACAACCAGCGCTTCGTCCCCAGCGAGGACAACAGATCCGGTGCGCGG CTACGGACAGTCCACATCGATCCCATCGCTTCAGTCCGTCAACCTGTAACCAAACCGCCTGTGCAGACGCGCGACAAAGCGGCCATGACTTCGTTTAAGGTTAAGATCGTGGCCTCGACGGAAGAGAAAGGGACTTCCCCGGACAGCGTGCAGTCGCGGGGTGTGGGAGTCATGACCTGCCAAGAGGTCAAGGATGTCCAAGCGCAGACCAGCCCAGCAAAGCTGAAGGACACTGCGTCCAGCACGGACTATGGAGGTCAGATGTCGAAGTGCACGTCGACTCCGTCGCTGAGCGCAGTGGACGCCGGGACCTACATGCCGCCAGTGACCAGCGAGAGCAAGGTAACATGGACGGAGGGTGTGGTCACAGCCGATCGTGCCACCTGTACGTTCAGCTACGTGACGTCAGACGCCGCCACCTGCACGATGGGAGTGACCACAGGCGACTTCGCTGTGCAGGTCAGGCCACCAGGAGTGCCCAACAGCACCAACACAGCTCCGCCGAAAGTCGCTCACCACCATTGTCAAACCACACCCAGCGTGGTCTCCCGCGGAACTATGCCCGACCCCAAGCTTTCTACTGCCGTGGATCATCATCTCCCATTGCAAGAGGTTGTCCCCCCTGTGCGCGTCACCACTCTTCCACAGTCCCCCGTGCTGGTCATCCCAACTTTCGACAAAGGCCACGGAGACGTCACACGTCGAGCTCACGTCACG TATCTCGACAACTGGACCTTGACCCCTCAGCCCCAGCTGATCAACACCGGCGTCACGCCGCCACGCCCCG GTGTGGATGTGGGCGTCGCCACCATGCCAATCACTTTGATGGACCAGGCTACCTACACAGAGGTGCAGACCTTCAGGGACTCGTGTGTGGAGACCTCGCTGGTCGTGTGCGACAGCGAGACTGTGACGGAGCGGCACCTGCAATGCGACGCGCAAACGGAAGCAGTTGTCAGCTCCGAAGATGCAGAAACCTTCGTGGAAGTCGACTTCGCAGAAGTTGCCTCCATGACAGAGGAAGCATCAACGTCGCCAGCACCGCCAGCGCCTCCCAAAGAAATCCGAGACTGCGAAAGCCAGTGTGTGACCCCGGTCATGCTGAGCAAGGAGGTCAACACTTCCCGCCATCGCCGCAAAAGCAAAGAGGTGCAGACGACCTACAGTTACATAGAATGCGTTTTGTGCGAGCACGGCGAGAGGCTCGCAGCTCCCAAGACCTTCTCCGACACCTCAACAGACCCGAGACCGTCGGAAATGCATGACGTCGGGACCATGGCGTTGTCGTGTCTGGCGTCGTCGCCGGGGCTGACTAGCTGCAGCATACAGACCTCGCTGGCCACTCTGTGCGACAAGAGCGTGGCCACGTCTTTTGATGACGAGGAGACGCCGAGGGTTTTTGTAGGCCCTGAATGCTGCGACGCCTCTACTTCCACAGAATCTCTGCCGTACATCGGCCTCCTTAGCGAGATCGATGTAGACGAGCTGATAGTCATTCCGGAGGCTAACTTCGAGCTTGTCTCTGACTCAGACTCAGAGGCAGACCACGTGGACATGGTGGACGACGAAACCTTGACCGAGACGTTGGCGTACGTGGAGGTCGGGACGCAGACTCTGATGCAGGTCGGGAGCGGAGTAGAGCAGTTGGCTTTCCCCATTCGGGCTGAGGAGGATCTGCTGAAGCACGTCGTCAGCATCGGCGTCAACACCATGCCGAAGGTGACGTTTGAGAAGGAGACGTCCACTCCCATGCGTCACCTCTTCTCCAAAGGTACTATGACGTTCTACGTGTCCAAGATGGATAAGGCCACCAGCACCTCACCACCATGCCGCGCGCTGTCGTTGCTGCCGCTGAAGGCAAGTAGGGGCGCAATCGGGGGTGGAGCGGGCAATAAGGGGGCTCGCGAGTCGGCGTGTATGCAGAAGGCGCGTGCGGTGGACGACAAGCACACCATGACCTGCCGAGCGGACCACCGGGATGTGGCAGTGGAGACGGACTCCTCGCTGCTGGATGGCCGCATCACCCAGTGCATCTCCAAGCTACGCAGCGTGTCTGAGCGCCTAAACAGCCCCACATCTCGGAAGCAAGCCGAGGGAGATTTGTTTTTTGGCAAGTCGTTCCTGACTTCCTCTCCTGCCTCACCTACTTCTCCCCCGCCAACTTCCCACACCAAAGGATGTTCAAGGCTCTCCGCCCAGAGACAGAAACGTAGAAGAAGAAAGGCAGAGACAGTTTCGCACCCTTTTGGCCGAGACT TATGCCAGCAAAAGTCTGCCTCGAGGCAGTCTTCGCTGGACCGGCAGAACAAGGTCAAGATGGGCAGCCAAGCCACCTCCCCGAGTCGTCTGCCCTTGCTCAGGTACAACTCGGCCCCTGGGAGGATCGCGACCGTACCCGCACAAACCTTGCTCCGCAAGACCGGGCAGACGTCACCCAGAACATCACCCAGCA ATCCGGTCAGCCAGAAGAAGTCTCCAACGCTGACGTCAGTGCCTGCCTCGGACACGA AGACGTCCAAAGCGCAGCAGCGGCCTTCCCTACCGTCCATCTCGGAAACCCGGACGCCTTCTTCATGTTCGGACACCTCCACTGCATCGTTTCTGTCGGCGGA ACACGAACCGGAAGTCGTCAGCGGAAACAGCGTCCACAGACCTGGGAGAGGACACTTTGTCGATAAGCTCGTCCTCCGCAACGCCCAAGAGCCAGAGCGTGAGCCCGCAAAAGTCCGAGTCTGCGCCAGAAAGTCCAGTGAAGCCgaagaaagagaagggaggCGGTCTGGGCTTCATGCAGAGGCTGCTGTCGGGAAAACGAAAGAAGACTCGTCCAGCGTCACGAAAAAACAGGAAGCGGAAGCTGCGCAAAAACAGCAACAGTCACAGCAACAAGAGGTCGCAGCTGTTCCCACCTGCCAGTCACCATCGTCAACGCCGACATTGACTAGAAAAAGCGGGATCAAAATCATCACCACACCAGCGTCGCCTCCCCTGGCGCGACCGACAACTCTAGGACCTCCGTGGCTCCATGCTGCTGCATCTGTTGGTGACGCTGCGCTCCCTCCTCATC TACCCCCTCTTCCAGACCCCAAGACCCCACCGGCCCCACGGAAACCGAGACCGTTCGTGTATGTTCGGCAGCGCATCTTCTCCATACAGCAGGACAATGTGGAGGAAGTgcaggagaagagagagaaagagaaggaagataaaTGGGAAGAAGTTGAAAAGGAAGAGAGTAGGTCAGGTAAGCCGGGACAAAAGGATAGAGGGAAGGCCAAAGGGAAATCTAAAGAAGAAAGTTGCCGAAAAAGAAAAGGGTAA